In Carassius gibelio isolate Cgi1373 ecotype wild population from Czech Republic chromosome B4, carGib1.2-hapl.c, whole genome shotgun sequence, one DNA window encodes the following:
- the LOC127956611 gene encoding synaptotagmin-1-like isoform X1 — protein MSRREALVGNPAPSAAPGVSGNSTEAAGPGPRDTKDEMFSKVKDKFMNELHKIPLPSWAIVAIAFVAIVLVVSCCFCICKKWIFKKKNKKKGKDKGKNAINMKDVTDGIKTEALKDEDDAETGLTDTEKEVEPKEEEKLGKLQYSLDYNFTENTLIVGIIQAAELPAMDMGGTSDPYVKVYLLPDKKKKFETKVHRKTLNPVFNEQFTFKVPYIELGGKTLVMTVYDFDRFSKHDAIGDVKVPMNKVDFSHVTEEWRDLQSAEKEEQEKLGDICFSLRYVPTAGKLTVVVLEAKNLKKMDVGGLSDPYVKIHLMQNGKRLKKKKTTIKKNTLNPYYNESFSFEVPFEQIQKVQVVITVLDYDKIGKNDAIGKVFVGLNSSGTELRHWSDMLANPRRPIAQWHVLKPEEEVDAQLAAQKK, from the exons ATGAGTCGAAGGGAGGCTCTGGTGGGGAACCCTGCACCTAGTGCAGCACCTGGGGTATCGGGTAACAGCACAGAGGCAGCAGGACCCGGTCCCCGTGACACCAAAGATGAGATGTTCTCCAAAGTCAAAGACAAGTTCATGAATGAACTGCACAAAATCCCAC TGCCATCATGGGCCATCGTCGCCATTGCGTTTGTTGCTATTGTACTAGTTGTTTCCTGCTGCTTCTGCATTTGCAAAAAGTGGATATTCaagaagaagaacaagaaaaAGGGCAAAGACAAGGGCAAGAATGCCATCAACATGAAGGACGTAACTGACGGTATCAAAACCgag GCCTTGAAGGATGAGGATGATGCGGAAACAGGGCTGACGGATACAGAGAAAGAGGTGGAGCCTAAGGAAGAAGAGAAACTTGGCAAATTACAGTACTCCTTGGATTACAATTTCACAGAGAATACG CTCATAGTGGGGATCATCCAAGCAGCAGAACTGCCCGCTATGGATATGGGTGGTACCTCTGATCCCTATGTGAAGGTCTACCTTCTTCCAGACAAGAAGAAGAAATTTGAGACCAAGGTCCACCGGAAGACACTGAATCCCGTTTTCAATGAGCAATTCACCTTTAAG GTTCCCTACATTGAGCTTGGAGGGAAAACTCTGGTGATGACGGTGTATGACTTTGACCGCTTCTCCAAACACGATGCTATTGGAGATGTAAAGGTGCCCATGAATAAGGTCGACTTTAGTCATGTGACTGAGGAGTGGAGGGACCTCCAGAGCGCTGAGAAAGAAGAG CAAGAGAAGCTGGGTGACATCTGTTTCTCTCTGCGGTATGTGCCCACTGCTGGCAAACTGACCGTGGTCGTTCTGGAGGCCAAGAACCTGAAGAAGATGGATGTTGGTGGCCTGTCAG ATCCCTACGTCAAGATTCACCTGATGCAGAACGGCAAGcggctgaagaagaagaagacgacaaTCAAAAAGAACACCCTCAACCCTTACTACAACGAGTCTTTCAGTTTCGAAGTGCCATTCGAACAAATCCAG AAAGTTCAAGTTGTTATAACTGTTCTGGACTATGACAAGATTGGCAAGAACGATGCCATCGGCAAAGTGTTTGTGGGCTTGAACAGCTCAGGCACCGAGCTCCGTCACTGGTCAGATATGCTGGCCAACCCGAGGAGACCCATCGCTCAGTGGCACGTGCTCAAGCCGGAGGAGGAAGTGGATGCCCAGCTGGCAGCTCAGAAAAAGTAG
- the LOC127956611 gene encoding synaptotagmin-1-like isoform X2, with the protein MSRREALVGNPAPSAAPGVSGNSTEAAGPGPRDTKDEMFSKVKDKFMNELHKIPLPSWAIVAIAFVAIVLVVSCCFCICKKWIFKKKNKKKGKDKGKNAINMKDVTDGIKTEDEDDAETGLTDTEKEVEPKEEEKLGKLQYSLDYNFTENTLIVGIIQAAELPAMDMGGTSDPYVKVYLLPDKKKKFETKVHRKTLNPVFNEQFTFKVPYIELGGKTLVMTVYDFDRFSKHDAIGDVKVPMNKVDFSHVTEEWRDLQSAEKEEQEKLGDICFSLRYVPTAGKLTVVVLEAKNLKKMDVGGLSDPYVKIHLMQNGKRLKKKKTTIKKNTLNPYYNESFSFEVPFEQIQKVQVVITVLDYDKIGKNDAIGKVFVGLNSSGTELRHWSDMLANPRRPIAQWHVLKPEEEVDAQLAAQKK; encoded by the exons ATGAGTCGAAGGGAGGCTCTGGTGGGGAACCCTGCACCTAGTGCAGCACCTGGGGTATCGGGTAACAGCACAGAGGCAGCAGGACCCGGTCCCCGTGACACCAAAGATGAGATGTTCTCCAAAGTCAAAGACAAGTTCATGAATGAACTGCACAAAATCCCAC TGCCATCATGGGCCATCGTCGCCATTGCGTTTGTTGCTATTGTACTAGTTGTTTCCTGCTGCTTCTGCATTTGCAAAAAGTGGATATTCaagaagaagaacaagaaaaAGGGCAAAGACAAGGGCAAGAATGCCATCAACATGAAGGACGTAACTGACGGTATCAAAACCgag GATGAGGATGATGCGGAAACAGGGCTGACGGATACAGAGAAAGAGGTGGAGCCTAAGGAAGAAGAGAAACTTGGCAAATTACAGTACTCCTTGGATTACAATTTCACAGAGAATACG CTCATAGTGGGGATCATCCAAGCAGCAGAACTGCCCGCTATGGATATGGGTGGTACCTCTGATCCCTATGTGAAGGTCTACCTTCTTCCAGACAAGAAGAAGAAATTTGAGACCAAGGTCCACCGGAAGACACTGAATCCCGTTTTCAATGAGCAATTCACCTTTAAG GTTCCCTACATTGAGCTTGGAGGGAAAACTCTGGTGATGACGGTGTATGACTTTGACCGCTTCTCCAAACACGATGCTATTGGAGATGTAAAGGTGCCCATGAATAAGGTCGACTTTAGTCATGTGACTGAGGAGTGGAGGGACCTCCAGAGCGCTGAGAAAGAAGAG CAAGAGAAGCTGGGTGACATCTGTTTCTCTCTGCGGTATGTGCCCACTGCTGGCAAACTGACCGTGGTCGTTCTGGAGGCCAAGAACCTGAAGAAGATGGATGTTGGTGGCCTGTCAG ATCCCTACGTCAAGATTCACCTGATGCAGAACGGCAAGcggctgaagaagaagaagacgacaaTCAAAAAGAACACCCTCAACCCTTACTACAACGAGTCTTTCAGTTTCGAAGTGCCATTCGAACAAATCCAG AAAGTTCAAGTTGTTATAACTGTTCTGGACTATGACAAGATTGGCAAGAACGATGCCATCGGCAAAGTGTTTGTGGGCTTGAACAGCTCAGGCACCGAGCTCCGTCACTGGTCAGATATGCTGGCCAACCCGAGGAGACCCATCGCTCAGTGGCACGTGCTCAAGCCGGAGGAGGAAGTGGATGCCCAGCTGGCAGCTCAGAAAAAGTAG
- the LOC127956611 gene encoding synaptotagmin-1-like isoform X3, producing the protein MSCTTYIFVLLSAEGALSYSAVISPGVPKLMWSPLCVVVLICVSSFHVLLIYVLSDDFAGLPLAALKDEDDAETGLTDTEKEVEPKEEEKLGKLQYSLDYNFTENTLIVGIIQAAELPAMDMGGTSDPYVKVYLLPDKKKKFETKVHRKTLNPVFNEQFTFKVPYIELGGKTLVMTVYDFDRFSKHDAIGDVKVPMNKVDFSHVTEEWRDLQSAEKEEQEKLGDICFSLRYVPTAGKLTVVVLEAKNLKKMDVGGLSDPYVKIHLMQNGKRLKKKKTTIKKNTLNPYYNESFSFEVPFEQIQKVQVVITVLDYDKIGKNDAIGKVFVGLNSSGTELRHWSDMLANPRRPIAQWHVLKPEEEVDAQLAAQKK; encoded by the exons ATGTCCTGCACAACATAcatctttgttttattgtcaGCAGAAGGAGCTTTGAGCTACTCAGCAGTCATTTCTCCTGGTGTGCCCAAACTCATGTGGTCGCCTTTGTGTGTGGTTGTTTTAATTTGTGTCTCTTCCTTCCATGTCCTCCTTATCTATGTTTTGTCTGATGACTTTGCGGGATTGCCACTGGCG GCCTTGAAGGATGAGGATGATGCGGAAACAGGGCTGACGGATACAGAGAAAGAGGTGGAGCCTAAGGAAGAAGAGAAACTTGGCAAATTACAGTACTCCTTGGATTACAATTTCACAGAGAATACG CTCATAGTGGGGATCATCCAAGCAGCAGAACTGCCCGCTATGGATATGGGTGGTACCTCTGATCCCTATGTGAAGGTCTACCTTCTTCCAGACAAGAAGAAGAAATTTGAGACCAAGGTCCACCGGAAGACACTGAATCCCGTTTTCAATGAGCAATTCACCTTTAAG GTTCCCTACATTGAGCTTGGAGGGAAAACTCTGGTGATGACGGTGTATGACTTTGACCGCTTCTCCAAACACGATGCTATTGGAGATGTAAAGGTGCCCATGAATAAGGTCGACTTTAGTCATGTGACTGAGGAGTGGAGGGACCTCCAGAGCGCTGAGAAAGAAGAG CAAGAGAAGCTGGGTGACATCTGTTTCTCTCTGCGGTATGTGCCCACTGCTGGCAAACTGACCGTGGTCGTTCTGGAGGCCAAGAACCTGAAGAAGATGGATGTTGGTGGCCTGTCAG ATCCCTACGTCAAGATTCACCTGATGCAGAACGGCAAGcggctgaagaagaagaagacgacaaTCAAAAAGAACACCCTCAACCCTTACTACAACGAGTCTTTCAGTTTCGAAGTGCCATTCGAACAAATCCAG AAAGTTCAAGTTGTTATAACTGTTCTGGACTATGACAAGATTGGCAAGAACGATGCCATCGGCAAAGTGTTTGTGGGCTTGAACAGCTCAGGCACCGAGCTCCGTCACTGGTCAGATATGCTGGCCAACCCGAGGAGACCCATCGCTCAGTGGCACGTGCTCAAGCCGGAGGAGGAAGTGGATGCCCAGCTGGCAGCTCAGAAAAAGTAG